A portion of the Jatrophihabitans sp. genome contains these proteins:
- a CDS encoding LuxR C-terminal-related transcriptional regulator → MTYFDHATAPSRRPLRSVQLISANDVLGTALLAALTALGWQVSAEARWQPAGGVGHKPPRHIVLVADRAGVLPAGPPGRPPAGTAYLAVGSRTALAELGRAVANGVHAAVDGDQPFTELAGQLHQLLSNPLSPVQAAQFARRLDVRTAAAGLFHRLTRRERQVLAALVHGSTAAQIAGREHLALPTVRSHIQSILAKLNSPSQLAAVALTHRVCDEYELVRELRKLHQF, encoded by the coding sequence ATGACGTATTTTGATCACGCTACCGCGCCGTCGCGGCGACCGCTCCGATCCGTCCAGCTCATCTCCGCAAACGACGTCCTGGGGACGGCGCTGCTGGCCGCGCTGACAGCCTTGGGCTGGCAGGTCAGCGCGGAGGCCCGCTGGCAACCAGCGGGCGGGGTGGGCCACAAGCCGCCCCGACACATCGTGCTGGTGGCCGATCGCGCTGGAGTGTTGCCCGCTGGGCCACCCGGGCGCCCGCCCGCGGGCACGGCCTACCTTGCGGTCGGCTCGCGCACCGCCCTGGCCGAATTGGGCCGTGCGGTGGCTAACGGCGTGCACGCCGCCGTGGACGGCGATCAGCCCTTCACCGAGTTGGCGGGGCAGCTGCACCAGTTGCTGTCGAATCCGCTTTCACCTGTTCAGGCTGCGCAGTTCGCGCGGCGGTTGGATGTTCGGACCGCGGCGGCCGGCCTGTTCCACCGGCTCACCCGGCGTGAGCGGCAGGTGCTCGCCGCGCTAGTGCACGGGTCCACCGCGGCGCAGATCGCCGGCCGTGAGCACCTGGCGTTGCCGACGGTTCGCAGCCATATCCAATCGATCCTGGCGAAGCTGAACAGCCCGTCCCAGTTGGCGGCGGTGGCGCTCACCCATCGCGTCTGCGACGAGTACGAGCTGGTTCGGGAGCTGCGCAAACTTCATCAATTCTAA